Proteins encoded within one genomic window of uncultured Sphingopyxis sp.:
- a CDS encoding lasso peptide biosynthesis B2 protein — MQRRASVELRRDSLLEIVERLGRGRPRNASCGERVCQNIAAAFLRSRRLVSAEDQCLVRGIAMKRMLAQRGCDARLVFGVTMPFSAHCWVQAGDVVLTDTLDIVRRYQPIFAV; from the coding sequence ATGCAGCGTCGCGCCAGCGTCGAGCTTCGTCGGGACAGCCTTCTCGAGATCGTCGAGCGGTTGGGCCGAGGCCGCCCCCGAAACGCTTCGTGCGGCGAGCGTGTCTGCCAGAATATCGCGGCGGCATTTCTCCGCAGCCGACGTCTCGTTTCCGCCGAAGACCAATGCCTCGTCCGGGGAATCGCAATGAAACGCATGTTGGCTCAGCGGGGCTGCGATGCAAGGCTCGTGTTCGGAGTCACGATGCCATTCTCGGCGCACTGCTGGGTGCAGGCCGGCGACGTGGTTCTCACCGATACGCTCGACATCGTCCGCCGCTACCAGCCGATATTTGCTGTCTGA
- a CDS encoding asparagine synthase C-terminal domain-containing protein → MTGGFYIDVNLAAGKPSEGQEIFQRAPDFTAANVMLWSDEPMIVIDARTVVLGYLFRKGPPSVRVRKGAGEDGSALAAANGRALITGYWGGYVFVHVTEDGALYVLRDPSGLLPCYLRRSGRATALACDVTDLAAPGLGRVNFEEIGRILASGDARGRNTCLAGVEELIAGECLVVDQRSSRIERWWSPWDHVAPRKMSTGDETSQLCETISDCVGSWSSCFPSILLGSSGGLDSSIVAVAATPRSERLTALTLVSPGAAGDERPYAHAVASSLGIPLRDAPLDLADIDVERAVTPHHPWPISPIFKQAVGAVHRRLQSEMPTDAHFSGNGGDGIFCSIRSAVPLLDHFLSKGQRTGLGKTVRDISSLTGADIVTVLRHAWLRHRRSGGAHLPRYNELGLEREMLARIEAQGFSHPWLSAPADALPGKTVHVAFLMRAQKSLELYPRRSAPLHIAPLLSQPIVERCLAIPTWRWIADGRDRAVARAAFSNRLPRTIIERQQKGGPAEFSLSIYRTQRDRLHELIRDGVLAAAGIIDISLLDEPEDISWRGNAREQRILAFAAAESWARHWNGG, encoded by the coding sequence ATGACTGGCGGTTTCTACATCGACGTCAATCTCGCCGCTGGGAAGCCTTCAGAGGGTCAGGAAATTTTCCAACGTGCTCCAGACTTCACTGCCGCAAATGTGATGCTCTGGTCGGATGAGCCGATGATCGTGATCGACGCAAGAACCGTCGTTCTCGGATATTTATTCCGAAAGGGGCCGCCGAGCGTGCGCGTGCGCAAAGGGGCAGGGGAGGACGGGAGCGCACTCGCTGCTGCCAATGGGCGGGCGCTGATTACTGGCTATTGGGGCGGTTACGTCTTTGTCCATGTCACGGAGGACGGCGCGCTTTACGTGCTGCGGGACCCGTCCGGTCTATTGCCTTGCTACCTCCGGCGCTCGGGGCGCGCGACGGCGCTGGCTTGCGATGTCACTGATTTGGCGGCGCCGGGACTGGGCCGGGTCAACTTTGAAGAAATCGGGCGCATCCTGGCCTCGGGAGATGCTCGCGGCCGGAACACCTGTCTTGCCGGCGTCGAGGAACTGATTGCGGGAGAGTGTCTCGTGGTCGATCAGCGAAGCTCGCGGATCGAACGATGGTGGTCACCATGGGACCATGTGGCTCCCAGAAAAATGTCTACCGGGGACGAGACAAGCCAGCTTTGCGAGACGATTTCCGATTGCGTCGGCTCTTGGTCGAGCTGTTTTCCCTCGATCCTGCTGGGATCATCTGGCGGTCTGGATTCCTCGATCGTTGCTGTGGCGGCCACTCCGCGGTCGGAAAGGCTGACGGCCCTAACGCTCGTCAGTCCAGGCGCTGCTGGCGATGAGCGCCCTTATGCGCACGCCGTGGCGAGTTCGCTCGGGATCCCCCTACGCGATGCGCCGCTCGACCTTGCTGATATCGACGTTGAGCGTGCAGTCACGCCTCACCACCCCTGGCCGATCTCTCCGATATTCAAACAGGCGGTTGGCGCCGTCCATCGGCGATTGCAGTCTGAAATGCCTACCGATGCGCATTTTTCCGGCAACGGCGGCGACGGAATATTTTGCAGCATTCGCAGCGCCGTTCCGCTACTCGATCATTTCCTGTCCAAAGGACAGCGTACCGGTCTCGGCAAAACAGTTCGGGATATCTCCAGCCTCACCGGGGCGGACATCGTGACGGTGCTCAGGCACGCTTGGTTGCGGCACAGGCGCTCAGGCGGGGCACATCTGCCGCGCTACAATGAGCTTGGCCTTGAAAGGGAGATGCTGGCGCGGATCGAAGCGCAGGGTTTTTCTCATCCATGGCTCTCGGCGCCCGCCGACGCCCTCCCCGGGAAGACGGTTCATGTCGCGTTCCTGATGCGAGCCCAGAAAAGCCTCGAGCTTTATCCGCGGCGAAGCGCGCCGCTGCACATCGCGCCGCTGCTCTCCCAGCCGATCGTCGAACGATGTCTCGCTATTCCGACTTGGCGCTGGATAGCCGACGGACGCGACCGCGCCGTCGCCCGCGCCGCCTTCTCGAACCGGCTCCCAAGAACGATCATTGAGCGGCAGCAGAAGGGCGGTCCGGCGGAGTTCAGCCTTTCGATTTATAGGACACAGCGTGATCGCCTTCACGAGCTGATCCGCGACGGCGTCCTGGCCGCCGCCGGTATCATCGATATATCCCTCTTGGACGAGCCCGAAGATATTTCCTGGCGGGGCAATGCGCGCGAGCAACGCATTCTTGCTTTCGCCGCGGCCGAGAGCTGGGCGCGTCACTGGAATGGCGGTTGA
- a CDS encoding prolyl oligopeptidase family serine peptidase: protein MLNSHKPGLFAAAFLAAVTLSPASPAGERKGRPWTFEDILLVPEVNELALSADGRFAIYSAEIADSSAKRTRAQIRIVDIRARTQRSIANADIAKSLKRIPGSGDWSGLLDIGEGLQLYRIAADGKISPIVKNPDRVAVGKADLSVVMGGGTPPHEIGILAYDWSPDGQWLWFSQLKAKSGPPPVRFDDAVTRLRSRRRSSIEAEVEFFLRAPDGSIDKIITRPTSDRMAMHAGGKVIWRGDEILFRTEAPDGTPGSVFETLAWNRKQKSFRIISNERDARTLTMLRGPRGGALSATGIGAALDLVENGPGNERHHYGRFAFTIGDHNYATSLDGRKTIIGTRSLGTSRYGLALVEKTGVREITGTGSLTKCSFDDQLSFAICVEEGVSMPPRLVRVDIARDATEPIVTISPRHDEIAPLQARARTWINRNGYKASGYVLYPREFRPGTRYPAIVITHGFDADERFAKAENQWNYPAQLFAERGYVVLLINDPSPYQSADLRAAYSAWSRGSGPPDPETVRRLIWIEGVHSLVDAINELAAEGLVDPARVGIAGYSRGAQMVNVAITRTRIFSAASSGDGGFLEPSGYAGWPASYDPVYSGSPMSEHFEQYRRFAPSLNAVKVCTPVLQQVAAASPAQAELFDALRAAKVPTQLTYYPGASPASDETHIFHIPSNRIVAMRENMAWFDYWLLGKRDTDAPFPERFAVWDRMAANGKPRCGTAESVR, encoded by the coding sequence ATGCTGAACTCCCACAAGCCCGGCCTGTTCGCCGCGGCGTTCCTGGCCGCCGTGACTCTCTCCCCTGCCTCCCCGGCGGGGGAGAGAAAGGGCCGACCCTGGACGTTTGAGGATATCCTGCTGGTCCCAGAAGTGAACGAACTCGCGCTTTCAGCGGACGGGCGTTTTGCGATTTACTCGGCGGAGATCGCAGATTCCAGCGCAAAGCGGACCCGTGCGCAGATCCGAATCGTCGATATCCGTGCGAGAACGCAGCGCAGCATCGCGAACGCCGACATCGCGAAATCGTTAAAGCGGATTCCGGGCAGCGGCGACTGGAGCGGCCTTCTCGATATCGGAGAGGGACTGCAACTTTACCGGATCGCGGCCGATGGCAAGATCAGTCCGATTGTCAAAAATCCTGACCGGGTGGCGGTCGGCAAGGCTGACCTCTCGGTGGTCATGGGTGGCGGGACCCCGCCGCACGAGATCGGGATATTGGCCTATGACTGGTCCCCCGACGGGCAATGGCTCTGGTTTTCGCAGCTCAAGGCGAAGTCCGGTCCGCCTCCCGTCCGCTTCGATGACGCGGTGACCCGTTTGCGCAGCCGCAGGCGATCATCAATCGAGGCCGAGGTCGAATTTTTCCTGCGCGCGCCCGACGGAAGCATCGACAAGATCATCACCCGTCCGACCAGCGATCGGATGGCGATGCACGCCGGAGGCAAGGTTATCTGGCGCGGTGACGAGATTCTTTTCAGGACCGAGGCCCCGGATGGCACACCCGGCAGCGTCTTCGAGACGCTCGCATGGAACCGCAAGCAGAAGAGCTTCCGTATCATATCGAACGAGCGTGACGCGCGCACGCTGACGATGCTCAGAGGGCCGCGGGGCGGCGCACTCTCCGCCACAGGAATCGGCGCGGCACTCGACCTTGTAGAAAACGGTCCGGGCAATGAGCGCCACCACTATGGCCGGTTCGCTTTCACCATCGGCGATCACAATTACGCGACCAGCCTCGATGGGCGGAAGACTATCATTGGCACACGCAGCCTCGGAACATCGCGCTACGGCCTCGCCTTGGTGGAAAAGACAGGCGTACGCGAGATCACCGGCACCGGCAGTCTAACAAAATGCAGTTTCGATGATCAGCTCAGTTTTGCAATCTGCGTGGAAGAAGGCGTTTCGATGCCGCCAAGACTTGTTCGCGTCGACATTGCCCGCGACGCCACCGAGCCCATTGTGACAATTTCCCCTCGCCATGACGAGATCGCACCGCTTCAGGCGCGCGCCAGAACCTGGATCAATCGCAATGGTTACAAGGCTTCGGGCTATGTCCTCTACCCGCGAGAATTCCGTCCCGGCACACGCTATCCGGCGATCGTAATCACCCACGGGTTTGACGCCGACGAGCGCTTCGCCAAGGCGGAAAACCAGTGGAACTATCCCGCACAGCTCTTTGCCGAGCGCGGCTATGTCGTGCTGTTGATTAACGATCCGTCGCCCTATCAGTCAGCGGATCTGCGCGCGGCCTACAGCGCCTGGTCCCGAGGTAGTGGGCCGCCCGATCCGGAGACAGTGAGGCGGCTCATCTGGATCGAAGGCGTCCATAGCCTGGTGGATGCCATAAACGAACTTGCGGCCGAGGGCCTCGTCGACCCAGCACGCGTCGGGATTGCCGGCTACAGCCGCGGAGCGCAGATGGTCAATGTCGCGATCACGCGGACTCGAATTTTCAGCGCCGCGTCGAGCGGCGATGGCGGCTTTCTCGAACCTTCTGGCTACGCTGGATGGCCGGCGAGCTATGACCCCGTCTATAGCGGCTCGCCAATGAGTGAGCATTTCGAACAGTATCGCCGCTTCGCGCCTTCTCTCAATGCCGTGAAAGTCTGTACGCCGGTCCTGCAACAGGTTGCGGCCGCCTCCCCGGCACAGGCCGAACTGTTCGATGCGCTACGGGCGGCGAAAGTACCCACCCAGCTTACCTATTATCCCGGAGCCAGCCCGGCATCCGACGAAACGCACATCTTTCATATCCCGTCGAACCGTATTGTCGCCATGCGCGAGAATATGGCTTGGTTCGACTATTGGCTGCTCGGCAAGCGCGATACGGACGCCCCTTTTCCCGAACGCTTCGCCGTGTGGGATCGGATGGCTGCAAACGGTAAACCGCGCTGCGGCACCGCCGAGTCAGTTCGTTAG
- a CDS encoding TonB-dependent receptor, whose amino-acid sequence MKIWKSRTVQALLAGTIMALSPLELAAQETEHYAFDIPTQDLGDALRTVAATADWELYAAADEINGVSVPRLRGTFTAKEAIERLLQGTALVARFDKESVLIEKRSGRGAAVAQVSEEAIVVTGTRIEGAPPAAPVITITSQDIKNAGLADLGEVARSLPQNFGGGQNPGIGSAQGTQNENVNVNGASTFNLRGIGPNATLTLLNGNRFAYSGTNSVIDVSAIPVAAVERIEIVTDGASAIYGADAVAGVVNILLRKDYEGFTTTARLGGSTDGGNFQQQFSLLGGTKWSTGGILAVYDYFDNSAIRADDRSFSSSSNPASTFYPDLKRHSVLLSAHQQFTPGVRLKADLIYKRGDMTSVRGLFVDRPIETRGTRVVNEFETFGIAPTLEIDLGGDWNTRLTGFYGTDETYGVTDNFTNGVAAKLIRIFDNRNIAIEAGAEGPLFALPAGDVRLAAGGGWRQNRIHGEFSGRNITPARENKFAYGELFIPLASPDQNLGFAHRASFTAALRWEDYSDSGSIVTPKLGLVYSPAPEFSLGVSWGRSFKMPTLIQQYTGYSASLVPVTGYGTQFPAGSTFVYIGGPNPEVGPERSENMTLSATFRPSTRLQIVTSLFNIDYRDRVGPPLRSVLGALTEPLYSHLVTFNPTAAELDAAIAGAAGPLANGTTGPYDPANVIALLDGRDRNIAEQRYRGADLAIRYRASLSRGRSLTLSAGATWLDSQQRLLPGLPITDLAGNIFSPPHFRARGGAAYDGGRFTLAAFSSFTGGVTDRRRAVPIEISPVATFDLTGRFKIAGVADVTVSALNIFNAKPDQILVAAPNNTPFDSTNYSAIGRFLALTISRDW is encoded by the coding sequence ATGAAGATTTGGAAATCACGCACGGTACAGGCACTTCTAGCTGGCACAATCATGGCGTTGTCACCACTGGAATTGGCCGCTCAGGAAACCGAACACTATGCGTTCGACATTCCGACACAGGACCTGGGCGATGCGCTGAGAACGGTCGCCGCGACGGCCGACTGGGAACTCTATGCCGCAGCGGATGAGATAAATGGCGTTTCCGTCCCTCGGCTGCGCGGAACCTTTACAGCCAAAGAGGCTATTGAAAGGCTGTTACAAGGGACGGCGCTGGTGGCCCGGTTCGACAAAGAATCGGTGTTGATCGAGAAGCGATCCGGGCGCGGCGCGGCCGTGGCCCAGGTGTCAGAAGAAGCCATCGTTGTAACGGGAACGCGCATTGAGGGTGCACCTCCGGCTGCCCCCGTCATCACGATCACGAGCCAGGACATCAAGAACGCCGGTTTGGCTGATCTCGGCGAAGTGGCGCGCAGCCTTCCTCAGAATTTCGGAGGCGGCCAAAACCCGGGAATCGGGTCGGCCCAAGGCACGCAAAACGAGAATGTGAACGTCAATGGCGCATCGACCTTCAATCTCCGCGGCATCGGACCTAACGCGACCCTCACTCTGCTGAACGGCAACCGCTTCGCCTATAGCGGGACCAACAGCGTGATCGACGTGAGCGCGATACCGGTTGCCGCAGTCGAGCGCATCGAGATCGTTACCGACGGAGCATCAGCGATATATGGTGCCGACGCGGTCGCCGGTGTGGTCAATATCCTGCTGCGCAAGGACTACGAAGGGTTCACGACGACCGCGCGGCTCGGCGGCTCGACCGATGGCGGCAATTTCCAGCAGCAGTTTAGCCTGCTCGGCGGAACCAAATGGTCGACCGGCGGCATCCTTGCAGTTTATGACTATTTCGACAACAGCGCGATCCGTGCCGACGATCGCAGCTTTTCATCAAGCAGCAATCCCGCCTCTACTTTCTATCCCGATCTGAAGCGCCATAGCGTACTCCTGAGCGCTCACCAGCAGTTCACCCCTGGCGTCCGCCTCAAGGCAGACCTGATCTACAAACGCGGCGACATGACGTCGGTGCGCGGCCTGTTCGTCGATCGGCCGATCGAAACCCGCGGGACCCGGGTTGTAAATGAGTTCGAGACATTCGGCATCGCTCCGACGCTCGAAATCGACCTTGGCGGCGACTGGAACACGCGCCTGACGGGATTCTACGGCACCGACGAGACCTACGGCGTCACCGATAATTTCACCAATGGCGTTGCCGCCAAGCTGATCCGGATTTTCGACAATCGCAATATCGCCATCGAGGCAGGCGCGGAGGGCCCGCTATTCGCTCTGCCCGCGGGTGATGTCCGGCTAGCAGCAGGCGGAGGTTGGCGTCAGAATCGCATTCACGGCGAATTTTCTGGGCGCAACATCACGCCGGCGCGAGAGAACAAATTCGCTTACGGCGAATTGTTCATTCCACTGGCAAGTCCGGATCAGAACCTCGGCTTCGCCCATCGTGCCTCCTTCACCGCGGCTTTGCGCTGGGAGGACTATTCGGACTCGGGCAGCATTGTGACGCCAAAGTTAGGGCTGGTCTATTCACCGGCGCCAGAGTTCAGTCTTGGTGTCTCTTGGGGCCGGTCGTTCAAGATGCCGACGCTCATCCAGCAATATACCGGATATTCCGCAAGCCTCGTGCCGGTCACCGGCTATGGCACGCAGTTTCCGGCAGGTTCGACCTTCGTTTACATCGGCGGTCCCAATCCGGAGGTCGGTCCTGAACGCTCAGAGAATATGACGCTAAGCGCCACGTTCCGTCCGTCAACACGCCTCCAAATCGTAACGAGCCTTTTCAATATCGACTATCGCGACCGCGTCGGACCGCCGCTGAGATCGGTGCTGGGAGCACTGACCGAGCCCCTCTACTCGCACCTCGTGACCTTCAATCCGACTGCGGCCGAACTCGATGCCGCGATCGCGGGCGCCGCCGGCCCGCTGGCGAACGGCACGACCGGTCCCTACGACCCGGCCAACGTAATTGCTCTTCTCGACGGGCGCGACCGCAATATCGCAGAACAGAGATATCGCGGCGCCGATCTCGCAATCCGCTATCGCGCTTCCCTGAGTAGGGGCCGGTCACTGACTCTCAGCGCCGGAGCGACTTGGCTAGACAGCCAGCAGCGTCTGCTTCCCGGTCTGCCGATCACTGATCTCGCGGGCAATATCTTCAGCCCGCCGCATTTTCGCGCGCGCGGCGGTGCGGCTTATGACGGTGGCCGGTTTACCCTCGCCGCCTTCTCGAGTTTCACTGGCGGTGTGACGGACCGCCGCCGCGCAGTGCCTATCGAGATTTCTCCAGTCGCAACTTTCGATCTCACCGGCCGATTCAAGATCGCGGGCGTCGCGGACGTCACGGTTAGCGCCCTCAATATATTTAATGCGAAGCCCGACCAAATACTTGTAGCAGCGCCAAACAACACTCCGTTCGATTCGACGAATTATTCCGCCATCGGGCGTTTTCTCGCCCTGACGATCAGCCGCGATTGGTGA
- a CDS encoding DUF4880 domain-containing protein produces the protein MNDNDDAKLDDALPKDDALTWSIRMRGEVTEALQGEFEQWLAESPRHRQAYDRYSRVMSQAEILKSPGQTDEANSAKLTRRASKRWLMVGAAAAAVIVFAITISAGGTPIPGSGVVLSAHAAEPLVTERGEIRSFELEDGSTATLDSDTRIEVSISPDTRYVRVAQGRARVKVVNDVRPFRLAAGQGIVTTNEGVVDVMINDDREVVVELISGKADLASTTRVVPAATPPRPLQGGTEVLYRADDKQVRPTARKSRKSSLEWPSGWAVHRSIALNELISEANRYAPVPIIVEDPNLAKRKISGRFKINETEMFLKHVAGLFDLTIHQRPDGVYLRSQ, from the coding sequence ATGAATGACAATGATGACGCGAAGCTCGATGACGCCCTTCCCAAGGACGACGCGCTCACCTGGAGCATCAGGATGCGCGGCGAGGTGACGGAAGCGCTTCAGGGAGAATTCGAGCAATGGCTCGCAGAATCGCCCCGTCACAGACAGGCCTATGATCGCTATTCTCGCGTGATGAGCCAAGCCGAGATCCTCAAATCGCCCGGGCAAACCGACGAGGCGAACTCGGCGAAACTAACCAGACGGGCTTCGAAACGCTGGCTGATGGTCGGCGCAGCCGCTGCGGCAGTCATTGTGTTTGCGATCACGATCAGCGCCGGAGGAACTCCAATCCCGGGTTCGGGCGTCGTCCTATCTGCCCACGCTGCGGAACCGCTGGTAACCGAACGCGGCGAAATTCGTAGTTTCGAACTTGAGGATGGATCAACGGCGACGCTCGATTCCGACACCCGGATCGAGGTATCGATATCCCCAGACACACGATATGTGCGCGTGGCACAAGGCCGGGCTCGGGTGAAGGTTGTCAATGACGTCCGCCCTTTCCGGCTCGCGGCTGGTCAAGGCATCGTGACTACGAACGAAGGCGTTGTCGATGTGATGATAAATGACGACCGTGAGGTCGTGGTAGAGTTGATCAGCGGAAAGGCAGATCTCGCCTCGACAACGCGCGTTGTTCCCGCAGCCACGCCGCCCCGGCCATTACAAGGCGGCACGGAGGTCCTCTACCGTGCTGACGACAAACAGGTCCGGCCTACCGCGCGGAAGAGCAGGAAATCCTCACTCGAGTGGCCGTCCGGTTGGGCGGTGCATCGTTCGATCGCCCTGAATGAGCTAATTTCGGAAGCCAACCGATACGCTCCGGTTCCGATTATCGTGGAAGACCCGAATCTCGCGAAGCGTAAAATCTCCGGGCGATTCAAGATCAACGAAACTGAAATGTTCCTGAAGCACGTTGCGGGCCTGTTTGATCTTACGATTCACCAGCGTCCAGACGGCGTCTACCTCCGCAGCCAATAA
- a CDS encoding sigma-70 family RNA polymerase sigma factor: MITRLLALPFQINPVAFSSFSRDRSARALPLSTSDRIEEPEKSVDISAAARTPNDGSAALDRAFRNDGAVLLRYLGRHVGPEAAPDLMQEVFLRAAGSEQRHRLANPAAFLQRIARNLLINRAVSRRRNKIVLLPLQDDHDVATPPQQELEMEAADLLRLYERAITGLSEKTRRVFLMHRVEELSYREIHRRLGISIATVEYHMMKALAHIAQVVDPIDE; the protein is encoded by the coding sequence GTGATAACCCGCCTGCTCGCATTGCCATTTCAGATCAATCCCGTGGCATTTTCTTCATTCAGTCGCGACCGTTCTGCGCGCGCACTCCCACTTTCAACATCGGATCGGATCGAGGAGCCGGAAAAGTCCGTCGACATTTCGGCTGCGGCCCGCACTCCCAACGACGGGAGTGCTGCATTGGATCGAGCCTTTCGCAATGACGGCGCCGTCTTGCTACGCTACCTCGGGCGACACGTTGGTCCAGAGGCAGCGCCAGATTTGATGCAGGAAGTATTCTTGCGCGCCGCTGGTAGCGAACAGCGGCATCGCCTCGCCAACCCGGCTGCCTTTCTCCAGCGCATCGCGCGGAATCTGCTTATCAACCGCGCAGTCAGCAGGCGCCGGAACAAGATCGTCCTGCTGCCGCTCCAGGACGATCATGATGTTGCCACTCCGCCACAGCAGGAACTCGAAATGGAAGCTGCCGATCTCCTCCGGCTCTATGAGCGAGCCATTACAGGTCTAAGCGAGAAAACGAGGCGAGTTTTTCTGATGCACCGTGTCGAGGAACTTAGCTATCGCGAGATTCATCGGCGTCTGGGTATCAGCATCGCGACGGTGGAATATCATATGATGAAGGCCTTGGCACATATCGCTCAAGTAGTGGATCCAATCGATGAATGA
- a CDS encoding GntR family transcriptional regulator yields the protein MCPARVLEPCYHAIKRRLMDGSWPWGSRLEAGKIADMLSTSITPVRDSLHRLVGERMVSFAPGQGFHVPRMNETELRDLFKLNLILLLAAITSSSQNLSAISVDGAYPDQVSNIFLKLGSRSGNGAVIADISALNDRLYQFRRCDHRFFQAVDSELEDLKTASYDDFSGAILRRLVMRYHNRRSAEAAGFIRLMTSNLD from the coding sequence ATGTGCCCGGCGCGCGTTCTCGAACCCTGTTACCACGCAATCAAGCGGCGTCTTATGGATGGCTCATGGCCGTGGGGCTCGCGCTTAGAAGCGGGCAAAATCGCCGATATGCTATCAACCAGCATCACGCCGGTCCGGGACAGTCTTCACCGGCTGGTCGGCGAGCGAATGGTCTCATTCGCCCCTGGTCAAGGGTTTCATGTGCCGCGAATGAATGAAACTGAATTGCGTGATCTTTTTAAACTCAATCTCATTCTTCTTCTCGCCGCGATCACTTCTTCTTCGCAAAATTTGTCCGCAATTTCCGTGGATGGGGCGTATCCGGACCAAGTCTCGAATATATTCCTGAAACTGGGTAGCCGATCAGGTAATGGCGCAGTGATCGCAGACATCTCGGCGCTTAATGATCGCCTGTACCAGTTTCGCCGTTGCGATCATCGGTTCTTTCAAGCCGTCGATTCCGAGCTGGAAGATCTCAAAACGGCATCGTACGACGACTTTTCGGGCGCAATATTACGACGTCTCGTCATGCGATATCATAATCGGCGCAGCGCTGAAGCAGCAGGATTTATTCGGCTGATGACATCGAACTTGGATTGA
- a CDS encoding helix-turn-helix transcriptional regulator — MNELESQTAGEAERWARLTDKQRACLDLLVERKTSKQIARELNIAKVTVDQRIKSARDILGASNRDEAAIIYSRLKPIYDRMIYDPVGLARASPALPIDRPNGDKPVVTATSDRMTIVGKLPRQLSPFRDLWRRDHSPSNVVYITAIIAVSLAVFVLTGLGIAQALTQLISG; from the coding sequence ATGAACGAACTGGAATCGCAAACGGCGGGGGAAGCTGAGCGCTGGGCTCGGCTGACAGACAAGCAACGCGCTTGCCTCGACCTCCTGGTAGAGCGCAAGACATCGAAGCAAATCGCACGCGAGCTCAACATTGCGAAGGTCACGGTCGATCAACGCATCAAGTCTGCCCGCGATATACTGGGCGCCTCCAATCGGGACGAGGCGGCGATAATCTATTCCCGGTTGAAGCCCATATATGACCGGATGATATATGATCCGGTGGGCCTTGCCCGGGCATCGCCTGCGCTGCCAATCGACCGTCCGAACGGGGACAAACCCGTGGTCACCGCGACGAGCGATCGCATGACCATAGTGGGCAAGCTGCCCAGGCAGCTCTCGCCGTTCAGGGATCTATGGAGGCGTGACCACAGCCCATCGAACGTAGTATATATTACCGCGATTATAGCCGTAAGCTTGGCCGTTTTCGTCCTCACCGGGCTGGGAATTGCACAAGCACTCACGCAGTTAATCTCCGGCTGA
- a CDS encoding nucleotidyltransferase and HEPN domain-containing protein, with translation MRTDLDHLPASKQRELERVVQIIFEEFEDALALAQKQWKKKGRIEKIILYGSYARGGWVDEPHTAKGYLSDFDLLIIVNDKRLTERVDYWLKLDDRLIRELAIDKSLHTPVNFIVHTLQEVNDGLAHGRYFFMDVARDGIALYSYDDKQLHTPKPKTPEQALAMAKEYFDEWFPSAAALLEGTEFYREKGRLKEAAFSLHQAAERLYHCVLLVCTFYTPHVHNLAFLRTQAERIDMRLVDAWPRERREDRALFEKLKEAYVKARYSKHYRINHEELLRLSGNVDALGQAVHAVCLDRISELEARASV, from the coding sequence ATGCGTACCGACCTGGATCATCTCCCCGCGAGCAAGCAGCGTGAATTAGAGCGCGTTGTCCAGATCATTTTCGAGGAATTCGAGGATGCGCTGGCACTCGCCCAGAAGCAGTGGAAGAAGAAGGGGCGGATCGAAAAGATCATCCTCTATGGCAGCTACGCCCGGGGCGGCTGGGTCGACGAACCGCATACGGCGAAGGGATATCTGTCCGACTTCGATTTGCTCATCATCGTCAATGACAAGCGCCTGACCGAACGCGTCGATTACTGGCTCAAGCTCGATGACCGGCTCATCCGCGAACTTGCCATTGACAAGAGCCTGCACACGCCGGTGAATTTCATCGTGCATACGCTGCAAGAGGTGAACGATGGCCTCGCGCACGGGCGCTATTTCTTCATGGACGTCGCGCGTGATGGCATCGCGCTCTACAGCTACGATGACAAGCAGCTCCATACTCCAAAACCGAAGACGCCCGAGCAGGCGCTGGCGATGGCGAAGGAATATTTCGACGAATGGTTTCCCAGTGCTGCAGCGCTATTGGAGGGGACTGAATTTTACCGCGAGAAGGGGAGGCTGAAGGAGGCAGCTTTTTCCCTCCATCAAGCGGCCGAACGGTTGTATCACTGCGTCCTCCTTGTCTGCACCTTCTACACCCCGCACGTCCATAATCTCGCCTTCCTGCGTACCCAGGCCGAGCGCATAGATATGCGCCTTGTCGATGCCTGGCCTCGAGAACGGCGTGAAGATCGGGCGTTGTTTGAAAAGCTGAAAGAGGCCTACGTTAAGGCCCGATATTCCAAGCATTACCGTATCAACCACGAAGAATTGCTTCGGCTGAGCGGGAACGTCGATGCATTAGGGCAGGCCGTGCATGCGGTTTGCCTGGACCGAATTTCGGAGCTGGAGGCGAGAGCGTCTGTCTAG